Proteins from one Syntrophaceae bacterium genomic window:
- a CDS encoding energy-coupling factor transporter transmembrane protein EcfT, with product MKYLDRETFLHHLDPRAKIVLGLLGAVMIVALRTPFGLFLLFAMLLGAFGLLRPARGTVRTTAVLMATALCFTMISQGFFYGLEPRTAILTIVAPDSGLLGRITGGIAIYREGLLYGALQSLRLFSAMLLSAVIVMSTYPSDLLLGMERLGVPGRIGFLVTVSIRFLPALIDEANRILLAQKLRGLDLKGVRGGFRACRYLLPPLIIDSLRNARRIALAAEVRAFTGKKTLVRELSFSLRDWLVLGFSTTGMVLLVMFQGAFS from the coding sequence ATGAAGTATCTGGATAGGGAGACCTTTCTGCACCATCTGGATCCGCGGGCCAAGATTGTTCTGGGCCTGCTGGGGGCCGTCATGATCGTCGCGCTCCGGACGCCGTTCGGTCTTTTTCTCCTGTTCGCGATGCTCCTGGGAGCCTTCGGGCTGCTCCGGCCGGCCCGGGGAACCGTCCGCACGACGGCCGTACTCATGGCGACGGCCCTGTGCTTCACCATGATCTCCCAGGGGTTCTTTTACGGCCTCGAGCCCCGGACTGCCATCCTGACAATTGTGGCCCCCGATTCGGGTCTCCTCGGTAGAATCACTGGAGGGATCGCCATTTACCGAGAAGGTTTACTGTACGGGGCGCTGCAGAGCCTCAGGCTGTTTTCGGCCATGCTCCTGAGCGCCGTCATCGTCATGTCCACGTATCCGTCCGATCTGCTGCTCGGCATGGAGAGGCTGGGCGTGCCCGGGCGGATCGGATTCCTGGTCACGGTCAGCATCCGTTTCCTTCCCGCCCTGATCGACGAGGCGAACCGCATCCTGCTGGCCCAGAAGCTGCGCGGGCTCGACCTGAAGGGCGTGCGGGGGGGATTCCGGGCCTGCCGCTACCTCCTGCCGCCGCTGATCATCGACAGCCTGAGAAACGCCCGGCGCATCGCCCTTGCCGCCGAGGTCCGGGCTTTCACGGGTAAGAAGACGCTGGTGCGGGAGTTGAGCTTTTCCCTGCGGGACTGGCTCGTTCT
- a CDS encoding ATP-binding cassette domain-containing protein, with amino-acid sequence MAMISVESFSFRYPGSEIPALQDVSLRIEPGEAVLVRGRSGSGKSTLLYCLNGLVPHVFAGESSGAVRIGGFSPSETPLREIARTVGTVFQNPESQIFMMRVEDDVSFGCENLLLSREQILHRRDQALRSMGLWDLRRRETFKLSGGQKQRLAISSIYAMGPQVFLFDEPTTDLDAAGRLDFFGIVRSLKEEGKTVVLVEHQYEEALPLMDRVVTLENGRISGNGETGDIPVLGRKVGPSTAPAVLALEGVDFRYGGGGEVLAGLSVEIMRGEVVALLGDNGSGKTTLLKILGGLLQPKRGKITVLGMPGPKLESLVGRVGFLFQNPDEQLFAGSVEEEIAFGPARLGRKADVAYYLDIAGLRAFRKRHPQTLSRGQRQILAVVSVMAMGPEILLLDEPTTGLDDRSWHRLFSLIFQYAGDGGTVVFTTHNEKAAAVAERRIILRDGGAENDEVSG; translated from the coding sequence TTGGCGATGATCTCCGTCGAATCCTTCAGTTTCCGTTATCCGGGATCGGAAATCCCGGCCTTGCAGGACGTCAGCCTCCGGATCGAGCCGGGCGAGGCGGTACTGGTCCGCGGGAGATCCGGGTCCGGGAAGTCGACGCTCCTGTACTGCCTCAACGGGCTTGTCCCTCACGTCTTTGCCGGAGAGAGCTCGGGAGCGGTAAGGATCGGCGGTTTTTCCCCGTCCGAGACGCCTCTCCGGGAGATCGCCCGCACGGTGGGTACAGTCTTCCAGAACCCGGAGAGCCAGATTTTCATGATGCGGGTGGAGGACGACGTGTCCTTCGGCTGCGAGAACCTCCTGCTGTCCCGGGAGCAGATCCTTCATCGCCGGGATCAGGCCCTCCGTTCGATGGGGCTCTGGGACCTGCGGAGACGGGAGACCTTCAAGCTTTCCGGGGGGCAGAAACAGCGCCTGGCGATCAGCTCCATCTATGCCATGGGGCCGCAAGTGTTCCTTTTCGATGAACCGACAACGGACCTGGATGCGGCGGGAAGGCTGGATTTTTTCGGCATCGTCCGGAGCCTGAAGGAGGAGGGGAAGACCGTTGTCCTGGTGGAGCATCAGTATGAAGAAGCCCTGCCCCTGATGGACCGGGTCGTGACGCTGGAAAACGGACGGATCTCCGGGAACGGAGAGACTGGCGATATCCCGGTCCTGGGAAGGAAGGTCGGCCCGTCGACTGCTCCGGCGGTCCTTGCCCTTGAGGGCGTCGATTTTCGTTATGGCGGGGGAGGGGAGGTGCTGGCCGGGCTGAGCGTCGAGATCATGCGCGGGGAGGTCGTCGCCCTGCTGGGCGACAACGGCAGCGGCAAAACGACCCTTCTGAAGATCCTGGGGGGACTCCTTCAGCCCAAACGCGGAAAGATCACCGTTCTGGGAATGCCCGGGCCGAAACTGGAATCGCTGGTGGGGCGCGTGGGATTTCTCTTCCAGAATCCGGACGAACAGCTTTTCGCGGGATCGGTCGAAGAGGAGATCGCCTTCGGGCCCGCCCGGCTCGGCAGAAAAGCGGACGTGGCCTATTATCTCGACATTGCCGGACTGCGCGCCTTCCGCAAACGCCATCCCCAGACCCTCTCCCGGGGGCAGAGGCAGATCCTGGCCGTGGTTTCCGTCATGGCCATGGGACCGGAGATTCTCCTCCTCGACGAGCCGACAACCGGTCTGGACGACCGGAGCTGGCACAGGCTCTTTTCCCTCATCTTCCAGTATGCCGGGGACGGCGGGACGGTCGTCTTTACGACGCACAATGAAAAGGCGGCCGCCGTGGCCGAACGCCGGATCATCCTGCGGGACGGCGGGGCGGAAAACGATGAAGTATCTGGATAG
- a CDS encoding TonB-dependent receptor yields MNRVCRIRYWGPIVILLLLKLPGFAAERTIPGTVRLEEVVVTATRMEQDASRSPAAVSVVKKDEMSQRGVKTLDQAVNELPGVFNRRGKSFMDTQAAVTLRGIPDQKRTLVLLDGITLNDPRVGTVNFGGLVPEDLERIEVARGAFSSLYGGNAMGGVVQYLTKWPDKREVILKTGYGTAWNSGEAPTDLWRSYASYGDHIGKWRWFLSLGNERTNGYVTDYNLVSTRPTAGISGWIVTTSNKGETRYLIGDRGDNNWTDYHGTAKLRYEFTPDSKLQAQFIRTSFDYNADNPHSYVVNGSGIPVYSYTGAKAATFLSGYGHRAQNLYNVTWEQALGPVEGKLSLGMNDQSDAWYVSVSSSSSATMNGGPGTKAETPSQGYNADLQFAIPILQRHKVTVGGAYKYATATTKEYAMTNWGDNSSTTNLTYESKGRDRTYALFLQGEVNLLDSLTLYAGFREDWWETIDGYANSVGNAGYPKNYASRSDSAFSPKGSIAYRPISGTVLRLSAGKSFRAPTVYELYRSYTSGTSTYQYNPCLSPEKVFSWDAGVEQRLWKGAVFKATYFENYMTDLIYQRTVGTNTYQYDNAGKAKGTGIEMELEQRLDKGFRIFTNYTYTDSRITENVANPNSVGKQIPQVPRQTFNAGAAAKLGIFDLSLTGRYVAQRFSSDDNSDTSDSGYGSRESYFTADGKVSCRVLSWATISLSVENILNRTYYDYYRAPGRWWFAEVALHFE; encoded by the coding sequence ATGAACCGGGTCTGTCGAATCAGGTACTGGGGACCAATCGTAATCTTGTTGCTGCTGAAACTTCCCGGATTTGCGGCCGAGCGGACCATCCCCGGGACGGTCCGTCTGGAAGAAGTGGTCGTGACGGCCACGCGAATGGAGCAGGATGCGTCGCGGTCGCCGGCGGCCGTCAGCGTCGTCAAGAAGGATGAAATGTCGCAACGGGGCGTGAAAACCCTCGATCAGGCAGTGAATGAACTGCCCGGCGTCTTCAATCGACGTGGCAAGAGCTTCATGGATACCCAGGCGGCCGTCACCCTCCGGGGGATTCCCGACCAGAAGCGGACCCTGGTTCTGCTGGACGGCATCACCCTCAACGATCCGCGGGTGGGAACGGTCAATTTCGGAGGCCTGGTGCCCGAGGATTTGGAGCGAATCGAGGTGGCCCGAGGGGCGTTTTCGAGCCTCTACGGAGGCAATGCCATGGGCGGTGTGGTCCAGTACCTGACGAAGTGGCCGGACAAGCGGGAGGTTATCCTGAAGACCGGTTACGGCACCGCCTGGAACAGCGGCGAGGCGCCGACGGACCTCTGGCGGTCCTATGCCTCCTACGGCGACCACATCGGGAAATGGCGATGGTTCCTGAGCCTCGGAAACGAGAGGACCAACGGGTACGTGACCGACTACAATCTGGTCTCGACGAGGCCTACAGCGGGCATCTCCGGCTGGATCGTGACTACCAGCAACAAAGGCGAAACCCGGTATCTCATCGGAGACCGGGGCGACAACAACTGGACCGATTACCACGGCACGGCGAAGTTGCGGTATGAATTCACACCCGATTCGAAGCTGCAGGCACAGTTTATACGCACCAGCTTCGACTACAATGCGGACAATCCCCATTCCTATGTCGTGAACGGCAGCGGCATTCCCGTTTATTCCTATACCGGAGCCAAGGCAGCGACGTTTCTCTCCGGTTACGGCCACCGGGCGCAGAACCTCTACAATGTGACCTGGGAACAGGCTCTTGGTCCCGTGGAGGGAAAGCTCTCCCTCGGAATGAACGACCAGAGCGACGCCTGGTATGTATCCGTGAGTTCTTCCTCGTCCGCAACGATGAACGGCGGACCGGGCACCAAAGCGGAAACGCCCTCCCAAGGCTATAACGCGGACCTTCAGTTCGCAATTCCCATCCTCCAGAGGCACAAGGTGACCGTCGGCGGCGCCTATAAATATGCAACGGCGACAACAAAAGAGTACGCCATGACAAACTGGGGAGACAACAGCAGCACGACCAACCTGACCTACGAATCCAAAGGCCGGGATCGGACCTATGCCCTCTTTCTCCAGGGAGAAGTGAATCTTCTCGATAGCCTGACCCTTTACGCCGGTTTTCGGGAGGACTGGTGGGAGACCATCGACGGCTACGCAAATTCCGTGGGCAATGCCGGCTATCCAAAGAATTATGCCTCCCGCAGCGATTCCGCCTTCAGCCCCAAGGGCTCCATCGCCTACCGCCCCATTTCCGGGACGGTGCTGCGGCTCTCCGCCGGAAAATCGTTCCGTGCACCGACCGTCTATGAACTCTATCGCTCCTACACCTCGGGCACGAGCACCTATCAATACAATCCCTGTCTGTCTCCTGAGAAAGTCTTTTCCTGGGATGCGGGGGTGGAGCAGCGTCTCTGGAAGGGAGCCGTCTTCAAGGCGACCTATTTCGAAAATTACATGACGGACCTGATTTACCAGAGGACCGTCGGAACAAACACCTATCAGTATGACAACGCAGGAAAAGCGAAGGGAACGGGCATCGAAATGGAACTTGAACAGCGCCTGGACAAGGGATTCAGGATCTTCACTAATTACACCTATACGGATTCCAGGATCACGGAGAACGTCGCCAATCCGAACAGTGTGGGCAAGCAGATACCCCAGGTTCCGCGCCAGACTTTCAACGCCGGGGCCGCCGCCAAGCTTGGAATATTCGACCTCTCCCTGACGGGCAGGTACGTGGCGCAGCGGTTTTCCAGTGACGACAACAGCGATACGTCCGATAGCGGGTACGGTTCCCGGGAGTCCTACTTCACCGCCGACGGGAAAGTATCCTGCCGGGTTCTGTCCTGGGCCACGATCTCCCTTTCGGTGGAGAACATCCTGAACAGGACGTATTACGACTATTACCGGGCACCGGGGCGCTGGTGGTTTGCCGAGGTTGCCCTGCATTTCGAGTGA